A genomic segment from Drosophila miranda strain MSH22 chromosome 3, D.miranda_PacBio2.1, whole genome shotgun sequence encodes:
- the LOC108160314 gene encoding spermatogenesis-associated protein 20 isoform X1, whose protein sequence is MFRSKTLHLWIRSNLKAARNLHVFSSLAAGVAPQTPPSLFHRTWRSPIDWGVSQNYRGMASGGETDAQAPKAPGNRLVSSKSPYLLQHAYNPVDWYPWGEEAFERARTENKLIFLSVGYSTCHWCHVMEHESFENLETAAVMNEHFVNIKVDREERPDIDKIYMTFLQMTKGGGGWPMSIWLTPDLAPLTAGTYFPPTGRYGMPSFKTVLLAIAQQWQTNRQRLIESGSSILNALKQNEDASAVAEAAFEPGSAGAKLAEAIGVHKRRFDRTNGGFGTEPKFPEVPRLNFLFHAYLVSKDVSVLDIVLQTLDHIGRGGINDHIFGGFARYATTADWHNVHFEKMLYDQGQLMAAYSNAYKLTRSATFLTYADKIYKYIMKDLRHPLGGFYAGEDADSLPDHKDTVKVEGAFYAWTWDEIEAAFKDQAKRFDDVLPKRAFEIYAFHYGLKPKGNVPTYSDPHGHLTGKNILIVRGSDEETCSNFDLQPEKLVKLLETANDILHVLRDQRPRPHLDTKIICAWNGLMLSGLSKLANCGTVKREEYIRAAKELVDFLRKEMYDPEQKLLLRSCYGVAVGDPTLEKNESQIDGFLDDYAFLIKGLLDYYKASLDLSALRWAKELQETQDKLFWDEQNGAYFFSQQNAPNVIVRLKEGDDGAEPCGNSVSARNLTLLSHYYDEETYLQRAAKLMNFFADVAPFGHALPEMLSALLLHENGLDLVAVVGPDSEDTKRFVEICRKFFIPGMIILHVDPLHPDDACNQRVQKKFKMVNGKTTVYICHDRVCRMPVTDPTQLEENLMANFFTERV, encoded by the exons ATGTTCAGAAGCAAAACACTCCATCTCTGGATACGAAGTAATTTGAAAGCGGCAAGGAACCTTCACGTATTTTCGTCACTCGCAGCAGGCGTAGCGCCCCAGACGCCACCGAGCCTGTTCCATCGCACTTGGCGTAGTCCTATCGA TTGGGGAGTAAGCCAAAATTACCGTGGAATGGCCAGTGGAGGGGAAACTGACGCGCAGGCTCCGAAGGCTCCAGGCAATCGATTAGTTTCTTCCAAATCTCCATACCTTTTGCAACATGCTTATAATCCAGTGGACTG GTATCCCTGGGGCGAGGAGGCCTTTGAACGTGCCCGCACCGAAAATAAGTTGATCTTTCTGTCCGTGGGCTACTCAACCTGTCACTGGTGCCATGTCATGGAGCACGAATCGTTTGAGAATCTCGAGACAGCTGCTGTTATGAATGAACATTTTGTGAACATCAAAGTGGATCGAGAGGAGCGTCCCGATATTGACAAGATCTATATGACATTCCTCCAAATGACCAAGGGCGGCGGTGGCTGGCCCATGAGCATCTGGCTGACACCCGACTTGGCTCCCCTTACCGCTGGGACCTATTTCCCCCCAACAGGCCGCTATGGCATGCCTTCATTCAAAACTGTTCTTCTGGCCATAGCCCAGCAATGGCAGACGAATCGTCAAAGACTCATTGAGTCAGGCTCCAGCATTCTCAATGCTTTAAAGCAAAACGAAGACGCATCCGCTGTTGCAGAGGCTGCTTTCGAGCCTGGCAGCGCCGGCGCCAAGCTAGCTGAAGCTATCGGTGTCCACAAGCGGCGGTTTGACCGAACGAACGGCGGGTTCGGCACGGAGCCAAAGTTTCCCGAGGTGCCTCGCCTTAATTTCCTCTTCCATGCCTATCTGGTGAGCAAGGATGTATCCGTGTTGGACATTGTTCTGCAAACACTAGATCACATTGGTCGCGGCGGGATTAATGATCACATATTTGGGGGCTTTGCGCGCTATGCCACAACTGCCGATTGGCACAACGTGCACTTCGAGAAGATGTTGTATGACCAGGGACAACTGATGGCGGCCTATTCCAATGCCTACAAGCTGACAAGGAGCGCAACCTTTCTGACCTATGCAGACAAGATCTACAAGTATATAATGAAGGACCTACGTCATCCCCTGGGTGGATTCTATGCCGGCGAGGATGCCGACTCATTACCGGATCACAAGGACACCGTCAAGGTTGAGGGAGCTTTTTATGCCTGGACCTGGGACGAAATTGAAGCGGCCTTCAAGGACCAGGCCAAGCGTTTCGATGATGTCTTGCCGAAGCGCGCCTTTGAGATCTATGCCTTTCATTACGGGCTCAAGCCGAAGGGCAACGTCCCGACCTACAGTGATCCACATGGCCATCTCACCGGGAAGAATATACTCATTGTGCGCGGATCGGATGAGGAAACCTGCTCCAACTTTGACCTGCAGCCGGAGAAACTTGTCAAATTACTGGAGACGGCAAACGACATACTGCATGTTCTGCGGGATCAGCGTCCACGACCACATCTGGATACAAAGATTATCTGCGCATGGAATGGCCTTATGTTGTCTGGTCTCTCCAAATTGGCCAACTGTGGCACAGTCAAAAGAGAGGAGTACATCAGAGCCGCCAAAGAACTCGTAGACTTTCTGCGTAAGGAGATGTATGATCCGGAACAAAAGCTGCTTCTGCGATCGTGctatggagtggctgtgggGGATCCAACCCTAGAGAAGAATGA ATCACAAATCGATGGCTTCTTGGATGACTATGCCTTCCTCATCAAGGGTCTCCTCGACTATTACAAGGCCTCACTGGACCTCAGTGCCTTGCGCTGGGCCAAAGAGCTGCAGGAGACCCAGGATAAACTCTTCTGGGACGAGCAGAATGGTGCCTACTTCTTCTCCCAACAGAATGCCCCTAATGTGATTGTTCGGCTAAAGGAGGGTGATGACGGTGCTGAGCCCTGCGGCAACAGCGTCTCCGCCCGCAATTTGACACTTCTCTCGCACTACTACGATGAGGAGACCTACCTTCAGCGAGCCGCCAAGTTGATGAATTTCTTTGCCGACGTTGCGCCCTTTGGTCATGCTCTGCCCGAAATGCTGTCggctctgctgctgcacgAGAACGGACTGGATCTGGTGGCTGTGGTGGGGCCCGACTCGGAAGATACCAAGCGTTTTGTGGAAATCTGTCGAAAGTTTTTCATACCAGGCATGATCATCTTGCACGTGGACCCCCTCCATCCCGATGATGCATGCAATCAGCGGGTGCAGAAGAAATTCAAGATGGTCAATGGCAAGACCACAGTTTACATTTGCCACGACCGCGTGTGCCGCATGCCCGTCACAGATCCCACGCAGCTGGAGGAGAACCTGATGGCCAACTTCTTTACCGAGCGCGTCTGA
- the LOC108160314 gene encoding spermatogenesis-associated protein 20 isoform X2, producing the protein MASGGETDAQAPKAPGNRLVSSKSPYLLQHAYNPVDWYPWGEEAFERARTENKLIFLSVGYSTCHWCHVMEHESFENLETAAVMNEHFVNIKVDREERPDIDKIYMTFLQMTKGGGGWPMSIWLTPDLAPLTAGTYFPPTGRYGMPSFKTVLLAIAQQWQTNRQRLIESGSSILNALKQNEDASAVAEAAFEPGSAGAKLAEAIGVHKRRFDRTNGGFGTEPKFPEVPRLNFLFHAYLVSKDVSVLDIVLQTLDHIGRGGINDHIFGGFARYATTADWHNVHFEKMLYDQGQLMAAYSNAYKLTRSATFLTYADKIYKYIMKDLRHPLGGFYAGEDADSLPDHKDTVKVEGAFYAWTWDEIEAAFKDQAKRFDDVLPKRAFEIYAFHYGLKPKGNVPTYSDPHGHLTGKNILIVRGSDEETCSNFDLQPEKLVKLLETANDILHVLRDQRPRPHLDTKIICAWNGLMLSGLSKLANCGTVKREEYIRAAKELVDFLRKEMYDPEQKLLLRSCYGVAVGDPTLEKNESQIDGFLDDYAFLIKGLLDYYKASLDLSALRWAKELQETQDKLFWDEQNGAYFFSQQNAPNVIVRLKEGDDGAEPCGNSVSARNLTLLSHYYDEETYLQRAAKLMNFFADVAPFGHALPEMLSALLLHENGLDLVAVVGPDSEDTKRFVEICRKFFIPGMIILHVDPLHPDDACNQRVQKKFKMVNGKTTVYICHDRVCRMPVTDPTQLEENLMANFFTERV; encoded by the exons ATGGCCAGTGGAGGGGAAACTGACGCGCAGGCTCCGAAGGCTCCAGGCAATCGATTAGTTTCTTCCAAATCTCCATACCTTTTGCAACATGCTTATAATCCAGTGGACTG GTATCCCTGGGGCGAGGAGGCCTTTGAACGTGCCCGCACCGAAAATAAGTTGATCTTTCTGTCCGTGGGCTACTCAACCTGTCACTGGTGCCATGTCATGGAGCACGAATCGTTTGAGAATCTCGAGACAGCTGCTGTTATGAATGAACATTTTGTGAACATCAAAGTGGATCGAGAGGAGCGTCCCGATATTGACAAGATCTATATGACATTCCTCCAAATGACCAAGGGCGGCGGTGGCTGGCCCATGAGCATCTGGCTGACACCCGACTTGGCTCCCCTTACCGCTGGGACCTATTTCCCCCCAACAGGCCGCTATGGCATGCCTTCATTCAAAACTGTTCTTCTGGCCATAGCCCAGCAATGGCAGACGAATCGTCAAAGACTCATTGAGTCAGGCTCCAGCATTCTCAATGCTTTAAAGCAAAACGAAGACGCATCCGCTGTTGCAGAGGCTGCTTTCGAGCCTGGCAGCGCCGGCGCCAAGCTAGCTGAAGCTATCGGTGTCCACAAGCGGCGGTTTGACCGAACGAACGGCGGGTTCGGCACGGAGCCAAAGTTTCCCGAGGTGCCTCGCCTTAATTTCCTCTTCCATGCCTATCTGGTGAGCAAGGATGTATCCGTGTTGGACATTGTTCTGCAAACACTAGATCACATTGGTCGCGGCGGGATTAATGATCACATATTTGGGGGCTTTGCGCGCTATGCCACAACTGCCGATTGGCACAACGTGCACTTCGAGAAGATGTTGTATGACCAGGGACAACTGATGGCGGCCTATTCCAATGCCTACAAGCTGACAAGGAGCGCAACCTTTCTGACCTATGCAGACAAGATCTACAAGTATATAATGAAGGACCTACGTCATCCCCTGGGTGGATTCTATGCCGGCGAGGATGCCGACTCATTACCGGATCACAAGGACACCGTCAAGGTTGAGGGAGCTTTTTATGCCTGGACCTGGGACGAAATTGAAGCGGCCTTCAAGGACCAGGCCAAGCGTTTCGATGATGTCTTGCCGAAGCGCGCCTTTGAGATCTATGCCTTTCATTACGGGCTCAAGCCGAAGGGCAACGTCCCGACCTACAGTGATCCACATGGCCATCTCACCGGGAAGAATATACTCATTGTGCGCGGATCGGATGAGGAAACCTGCTCCAACTTTGACCTGCAGCCGGAGAAACTTGTCAAATTACTGGAGACGGCAAACGACATACTGCATGTTCTGCGGGATCAGCGTCCACGACCACATCTGGATACAAAGATTATCTGCGCATGGAATGGCCTTATGTTGTCTGGTCTCTCCAAATTGGCCAACTGTGGCACAGTCAAAAGAGAGGAGTACATCAGAGCCGCCAAAGAACTCGTAGACTTTCTGCGTAAGGAGATGTATGATCCGGAACAAAAGCTGCTTCTGCGATCGTGctatggagtggctgtgggGGATCCAACCCTAGAGAAGAATGA ATCACAAATCGATGGCTTCTTGGATGACTATGCCTTCCTCATCAAGGGTCTCCTCGACTATTACAAGGCCTCACTGGACCTCAGTGCCTTGCGCTGGGCCAAAGAGCTGCAGGAGACCCAGGATAAACTCTTCTGGGACGAGCAGAATGGTGCCTACTTCTTCTCCCAACAGAATGCCCCTAATGTGATTGTTCGGCTAAAGGAGGGTGATGACGGTGCTGAGCCCTGCGGCAACAGCGTCTCCGCCCGCAATTTGACACTTCTCTCGCACTACTACGATGAGGAGACCTACCTTCAGCGAGCCGCCAAGTTGATGAATTTCTTTGCCGACGTTGCGCCCTTTGGTCATGCTCTGCCCGAAATGCTGTCggctctgctgctgcacgAGAACGGACTGGATCTGGTGGCTGTGGTGGGGCCCGACTCGGAAGATACCAAGCGTTTTGTGGAAATCTGTCGAAAGTTTTTCATACCAGGCATGATCATCTTGCACGTGGACCCCCTCCATCCCGATGATGCATGCAATCAGCGGGTGCAGAAGAAATTCAAGATGGTCAATGGCAAGACCACAGTTTACATTTGCCACGACCGCGTGTGCCGCATGCCCGTCACAGATCCCACGCAGCTGGAGGAGAACCTGATGGCCAACTTCTTTACCGAGCGCGTCTGA
- the LOC108160315 gene encoding uncharacterized protein LOC108160315 isoform X1, with protein sequence MHKTHRLTESQYMEVEGLLQQAMDMPSSREHDQEIGEIEPEPSCRLSRYNVTNLYDGPVSGPGPGFGLAAGPGRQRCYTMPHVPPPAPPSTPTLLTSANSNNSNSNGNCSSSSPTCSAGLTADNQLNHFIYVKNGKNLRRESRCVDSELSKLFNVVSITNRLTAIKNRSKQLQLADRGIINASRTISKLHGATATATKIFKIHRDPKDFLRETDEDSVSAPEYDEEEEDTRFRFFRRTRHSRRHSYTRMERKFARFEHHERMETIVDSFDAAMSFNDADT encoded by the exons ATGCACAAAACACACCGTCTGACGGAGAGCCAGTACATGGAGGTTGAGGGCTTGCTGCAG CAGGCTATGGACATGCCCAGTAGTCGGGAGCACGACCAGGAAATCGGAGAAATCGAGCCGGAGCCATCATGCCGACTGAGCCGGTATAATGTAACGAACCTGTACGATGGGCCCGTTTCGGGACCGGGACCTGGGTTTGGACTAGCAGCGGGACCGGGACGTCAGCGTTGCTACACAATGCCCCACGTTCCCCCGCCTGCGCCGCCCTCCACACCTACGCTGCTGACAAGcgccaacagcaacaatagcAATAGCAATGGAAATTGCAGCTCCAGCTCGCCCACCTGCTCGGCCGGTCTCACGGCCGACAATCAACTCAATCATTTTATCTATGTAAAAAACGGTAAGAACCTGCGTCGAGAGTCGCGCTGCGTCGACTCTGAACTGTCCAAGCTCTTCAACGTTGTGTCCATTACGAATCGCCTCACGGCCATCAAGAATCGTTCAAAGCAACTGCAGCTGGCGGATCGCGGCATCATTAATGCATCGCGAACCATATCTAAGCTGCATGGAGCGACGGCGACAGCGACGAAAATCTTCAAGATTCACCGCGATCCCAAGGATTTCCTGCGTGAAACGGACGAAGATTCTGTGTCGGCGCCGGAGtacgatgaggaggaggaggacacGCGGTTCCGTTTCTTCAGACGAACACGGCACTCCCGCCGACACTCGTACACCCGCATGGAGCGCAAATTCGCCAGGTTCGAGCATCACGAGCGCATGGAGACCATTGTCGACAGCTTTGACGCGGCCATGAGCTTCAACGATGCTGACACCTGA
- the LOC108160315 gene encoding uncharacterized protein LOC108160315 isoform X2, translating into MHKTHRLTESQYMEVEGLLQAMDMPSSREHDQEIGEIEPEPSCRLSRYNVTNLYDGPVSGPGPGFGLAAGPGRQRCYTMPHVPPPAPPSTPTLLTSANSNNSNSNGNCSSSSPTCSAGLTADNQLNHFIYVKNGKNLRRESRCVDSELSKLFNVVSITNRLTAIKNRSKQLQLADRGIINASRTISKLHGATATATKIFKIHRDPKDFLRETDEDSVSAPEYDEEEEDTRFRFFRRTRHSRRHSYTRMERKFARFEHHERMETIVDSFDAAMSFNDADT; encoded by the exons ATGCACAAAACACACCGTCTGACGGAGAGCCAGTACATGGAGGTTGAGGGCTTGCTGCAG GCTATGGACATGCCCAGTAGTCGGGAGCACGACCAGGAAATCGGAGAAATCGAGCCGGAGCCATCATGCCGACTGAGCCGGTATAATGTAACGAACCTGTACGATGGGCCCGTTTCGGGACCGGGACCTGGGTTTGGACTAGCAGCGGGACCGGGACGTCAGCGTTGCTACACAATGCCCCACGTTCCCCCGCCTGCGCCGCCCTCCACACCTACGCTGCTGACAAGcgccaacagcaacaatagcAATAGCAATGGAAATTGCAGCTCCAGCTCGCCCACCTGCTCGGCCGGTCTCACGGCCGACAATCAACTCAATCATTTTATCTATGTAAAAAACGGTAAGAACCTGCGTCGAGAGTCGCGCTGCGTCGACTCTGAACTGTCCAAGCTCTTCAACGTTGTGTCCATTACGAATCGCCTCACGGCCATCAAGAATCGTTCAAAGCAACTGCAGCTGGCGGATCGCGGCATCATTAATGCATCGCGAACCATATCTAAGCTGCATGGAGCGACGGCGACAGCGACGAAAATCTTCAAGATTCACCGCGATCCCAAGGATTTCCTGCGTGAAACGGACGAAGATTCTGTGTCGGCGCCGGAGtacgatgaggaggaggaggacacGCGGTTCCGTTTCTTCAGACGAACACGGCACTCCCGCCGACACTCGTACACCCGCATGGAGCGCAAATTCGCCAGGTTCGAGCATCACGAGCGCATGGAGACCATTGTCGACAGCTTTGACGCGGCCATGAGCTTCAACGATGCTGACACCTGA
- the LOC117188178 gene encoding activity-regulated cytoskeleton associated protein 2 has translation MTQMSDEQFRILIETIRSLATIKEDEPQSKGSFSNCPVRFSGQRDHDAVDEFITAVETYKEVEGISDRDALKGLPLLFNNIAVVWWKGVRRDAKTWQDAMQLLRDHFSPTKPSYQIYMEIFETKQGGGEAIDSFICKQRALLAKLPDGRHDEETELDFIYGLMQSKYRESIPRHEIKTFRDLLDRGRTVERTRH, from the coding sequence ATGACGCAGATGTCGGATGAACAATTCCGCATACTCATCGAAACAATACGCTCCCTGGCGACCATCAAAGAAGATGAGCCGCAATCGAAGGGAAGCTTCAGCAACTGCCCCGTCCGCTTCAGTGGGCAGCGTGATCACGATGCCGTGGATGAGTTTATAACGGCGGTGGAGACGTACAAGGAGGTGGAGGGTATCAGCGATCGGGACGCCCTGAAGGGGCTGCCGTTGCTATTTAACAACATCGCCGTTGTCtggtggaagggggtgcgTCGAGATGCGAAAACCTGGCAGGATGCCATGCAGCTTCTGCGAGACCACTTTTCGCCCACCAAGCCCTCCTATCAAATCTACATGGAGATCTTTGAGACGAAGCAAGGGGGAGGTGAAGCCATCGATTCGTTTATTTGCAAGCAACGCGCGCTTTTGGCCAAGCTACCCGACGGCCGGCACGACGAGGAAACAGAGCTGGACTTCATCTATGGCTTAATGCAGTCCAAGTACAGGGAGAGTATTCCAAGGCATGAAATTAAGACTTTTCGGGATTTGTTGGACCGGGGACGCACTGTGGAGCGCACTAGACACTAA
- the LOC108160802 gene encoding activity-regulated cytoskeleton associated protein 1, translating to MAQTIQMTQEQLQELIAAVRASSVGGVAAGAEGAGPKANGSFAACNQRFGGTRDYEEVEMFISNIVTYKELEGISDENALKGMSLLFYGMASTWWQGVRKEVVTWNDVIGLIREHFSPTKPAYQVYMEIFQNKQQDFDPIDSFLVHKRALLAQLPADRHNEETEMDFLYGLLNIKYRKHITRQSVKTFKELLEQGRIIEHNTQEDEDLAATKNTRGSRRTTRCTFCNFRGHTFEACRKRKKTRDEEHDEE from the coding sequence ATGGCGCAAACTATACAGATGACCCAGGAACAGCTACAAGAGCTCATCGCAGCCGTGCGCGCTTCCAGCGTGGGTGGCGTTGCCGCCGGAGCAGAGGGAGCTGGACCCAAGGCCAACGGCAGCTTCGCTGCCTGCAACCAACGCTTTGGCGGAACACGCGATTACGAGGAGGTCGAGATGTTCATTTCCAACATTGTCACCTACAAAGAGCTGGAGGGCATCAGCGACGAGAACGCTCTGAAGGGGATGTCCCTGTTGTTCTACGGAATGGCGTCCACCTGGTGGCAGGGCGTGCGAAAGGAGGTTGTCACCTGGAACGACGTCATCGGGCTGATCCGCGAGCACTTCTCGCCCACTAAGCCCGCCTACCAGGTGTACATGGAGATCTTCCAGAACAAGCAGCAGGATTTTGATCCCATCGATTCCTTCCTGGTCCACAAGCGCGCCCTGCTTGCCCAGCTGCCAGCCGATCGCCACAACGAGGAGACCGAGATGGACTTCTTATATGGCCTGCTGAACATCAAGTACCGCAAACACATCACCCGCCAGAGCGTGAAGACGTTCAAGGAACTGCTTGAGCAGGGCCGCATCATCGAACACAACACCCAGGAGGACGAAGATCTGGCGGCGACCAAGAACACACGCGGCTCCCGCCGCACCACCCGCTGCACCTTCTGCAACTTCAGGGGACACACGTTCGAGGCTTGTCGCAAGCGCAAGAAGACTCGCGACGAGGAGCACGACGAGGAATAA
- the LOC108160381 gene encoding general transcription factor IIH subunit 1, translated as MTTSSEDVLLQMGEVRYKKGDGTLYVMNERLAWMAEHRDTVTVSHRYADIKTQKISPEGKPKVQLQVVLHDGNTSTFHFVNRQGMPAMLADRDKVKELLQQLLPNFKRKVDKDLEDKNRVLMENPNLLQLYKDLVITKVLTSDEFWSTHAKDHALKKMGKSQEIGVSGAFLADIKPQTDGCNGLKYNLTADVIHCIFKTYPAVKRKHTENVPNKLPESEFWTKFFQSHYFHRDRLTAGTKDIFTECGKIDDQALKAAVQKGAGDPFLDLKKFEDVPLEEGFGSVPGDRNVVNSGNIVHQNMIKRFNQHSIMVLKTCANVNSGPSSMTNGTNNATGPVSQSAYTNGLNGKATATATATKSQPTDTVEPDEPNTKKQRLIEKIHYEDLGDPLTEVNEDSSNGDGGQPKQFELSKVERYLNGPVQHGMYETHSEKFSLEDVQYKLVRNSESWLNRSVQRGVICPKAAVNALGELSPGGTLMRGFQEQSAGQLVPSDFQRELRHLYLSLSELLKHFWNCFPPTTEELEAKLQRMHDTLQRFKMAKLVPFENRAMHELSPLRSSLTQHMNQLLRTANSKFVTWKERKLRNNR; from the exons ATGACAACGAGCAGCGAGGATGTGTTGCTGCAGATGGGCGAGGTGCGGTATAAGAAGGGTGATGGGACCCTGTACGTGATGAACGAGCGTCTGGCGTGGATGGCCGAGCACCGAGACACGGTGACCGTGTCCCACCGCTATGCTGATATTAAAA CACAGAAAATTTCGCCCGAAGGCAAGCCCAAGGTGCAGCTACAGGTGGTGCTCCACGATGGCAACACATCGACTTTTCATTTTGTCAATCGCCAGGGTATGCCGGCTATGTTGGCCGATCGCGATAAGGTCAAGGAGCTGCTCCAGCAACTGTTGCCCAACTTCAAGCGCAAGGTAGACAAAGATCTAGAGGACAAGAACCGCGTCCTTATGGAGAATCCCAACTTGCTTCAGCTATACAAAGATTTGGTCATTACAAAAGTCCTTACCAGCGATGAGTTTTGGTCCACGCATGCCAAAGACCATGCACTCAAAAAGATGGGCAAATCCCAGGAAATCG GTGTTTCTGGCGCTTTTCTGGCTGACATCAAGCCACAAACGGATGGATGCAACGGCCTGAAGTACAACCTTACTGCCGATGTTATACACTGCATTTTTAAGACATATCCCGCCGTCAAGCGCAAGCACACGGAGAACGTGCCCAACAAGCTGCCTGAGTCGGAGTTCTGGACTAAGTTCTTCCAATCTCATTACTTTCATCGCGATCGCCTTACAGCTGGCACAAAAGACATATTCACCGAATGCGGCAAGATCGATGATCAGGCGCTCAAGGCGGCGGTGCAGAAGGGAGCTGGGGATCCCTTTCTGGATCTGAAGAAATTTGAAGATGTTCCCCTGGAGGAGGGCTTTGGCAGCGTGCCCGGCGATCGCAATGTCGTCAATAGCGGCAACATTGTTCACCAGAACATGATCAAAAGGTTCAACCAGCATTCCATCATGGTACTCAAGACTTGTGCCAATGTAAATTCAGGACCCTCTTCCATGACCAACGGCACCAACAATGCCACCGGACCAGTATCGCAATCTGCCTACACGAACGGCCTCAATGGAAAGGCCACAgcgacagccacagccacaaagTCACAACCCACCGATACAGTGGAACCCGATGAGCCAAATACGAAGAAACAGCGATTGATTGAAAAGATTCACTACGAAGACCTGGGCGATCCTCTAACGGAAGTCAACGAGGACTCATCCAATGGAGACGGGGGCCAGCCTAAGCAGTTTGAGCTCTCCAAGGTGGAGCGCTACCTCAACGGACCCGTTCAGCATGGCATGTATGAAACCCATAGCGAAAAGTTTAGCCTggaggatgtgcagtacaaaCTAGTGCGCAATTCGGAGTCCTGGCTGAATCGCAGTGTGCAGCGCGGTGTCATCTGCCCCAAGGCCGCCGTAAATGCTCTCGGAGAGCTAAGTCCAGGCGGTACCTTAATGCGTGGCTTTCAAGAGCAGTCGGCAGGAC AGCTGGTTCCTAGTGACTTTCAGCGCGAATTGCGCCACTTGTATCTTTCGCTGTCGGAGCTGTTGAAACATTTCTGGAACTGTTTTCCACCCACCACCGAAGAGCTGGAGGCGAAGCTCCAGCGCATGCATGACACCCTACAACGTTTCAAAATGGCCAAACTGGTTCCGTTTGAG AATCGTGCTATGCATGAGCTCTCGCCGCTGCGTTCCTCACTCACTCAGCACATGAACCAGCTGTTGCGCACTGCCAACTCCAAGTTCGTCACGTGGAAGGAGCGCAAGCTACGAAACAACAGATAG
- the LOC108160383 gene encoding uncharacterized protein LOC108160383 has product MRCHWMSDAMNRSLNFPQWQCLVWSIMHWKLVSSALLFTTNSEFGIFMAISVPIGLPHRNVFLSYNYEFNYYQPEHVYKYPPILMGDYQDSYLTYPTSGRGDNGRHCQNCTERRDQDGETNSNTSSNSTTESESESTSTSREKRSLSLMSRSIFYSMIRDKLKRSGYPAQACLLRTICETNASQLGEVNGFLGSLIHIIFTPSSSKDEHLPDEFYQAEWDGRHHRECSSYTSNCEANILDLISVPVEQTLSDIVSGRRRK; this is encoded by the exons ATGAGATGCCATTGGATGTCGGATGCTATGAACAGATCTTTGAACTTTCCGCAATGGCAGTGTCTGGTGTGGTCCATAATGCACTGGAAATTAGTGAGCTCTGCTCTATTATTCACCACAAACTCTGAATTTGGG ATATTTATGGCTATATCGGTGCCCATAGGCTTGCCGCATCGGAATGTGTTCTTGTCGTACAATTACGAGTTCAATTACTACCAGCCAGAGCATGTCTACAAGTATCCGCCTATTCTG ATGGGCGACTATCAGGACTCCTATCTGACATATCCCACCTCGGGGCGTGGGGACAACGGCAGGCATTGCCAGAACTGCACTGAGCGGAGGGATCAGGATGGTGAaaccaacagcaacaccagcagTAACTCAACaacggaatcggaatcggaatcaaCATCAACGTCACGTGAAAAACGTTCCTTGTCGTTGATGAGTCGCTCCATATTCTACTCAATGATAAGGGACAAGCTGAAAAG ATCGGGTTACCCTGCCCAGGCCTGTCTGCTGCGTACGATATGCGAGACGAATGCCTCGCAGTTGGGCGAAGTCAACGGCTTCTTGGGCAGCCTAATCCACATCATATTCAC TCCAAGCAGTTCTAAGGATGAGCATCTTCCCGATGAGTTTTACCAGGCCGAGTGGGATGGTCGACATCATCGGGAATGCTCCAGCTACACCTCCAATTGTGAGGCGAACATCTTGGACCTGATATCCGTGCCCGTGGAGCAGACGCTGAGCGACATTGTAAGTGGGCGTAGAAGAAAATAA